In Psychrobacter ciconiae, the following are encoded in one genomic region:
- the pheT gene encoding phenylalanine--tRNA ligase subunit beta has translation MKISEQWLRQWVNPNNSSEQLADQLTMAGLEIDDRYKVARDFSGVVVGEVMDVAPHPDADKLRVTQVNVGGDELLQIVCGAPNVSVGMKAPVAMVGAVLPSDDGKGFKIKKSKLRGVASNGMLCGASEIDLIDSIDGLLELPSDAPIGADIRDYLGLDNEIFDISITPNRGDCFSVRGVAREIAVINQLPMTPPLVGSAGLVTDEQLIAPQVKVSAVEACPRYLLQPLSNIDRSVDSPKWLVDALLQSGLRNHNFLVDVTNYVLMELGQPLHAFDADAIKGDIQVRQALSGESVTLLNDQEITLLGDELVIADDEGVLALAGIMGAKRGSVSDTTINVVLESAFFSPLAIAGRARRFGLHTDASQRFERGVDFELPKLAIARACELIASVSGATVGQLSTAESLNQLPTRNPITLPLTKVAEVLGIEIACDDIIDILTRLEFAVTATDDALICTPPSFRFDMNIKEDLIEEIARIFGYNNIPSTLPKLQVSMDYDDSADLTHDMKLALVDVGYMEAISFSFSDAKIEALLNDDNLGEVLALANPISSDLAVMRRTLLSSLLPCVQYNLNRQQSRLRFFETGLSFVGKSISDLVQTPSIALVAFGDVFNEQAYQNRAMDFFDLKHDVEQLFVANLDPSRIRYERSTLAFLHPGQSAMLYIDDTFIGWLGQLHPSVAKALDLPTTWVAQLNLLPLQMLHREKQAISSPSKFPQVRRDIAILVDDQISVQEISASIRQAAGRALVDLWLFDVYQGSNVPDNQRSLAFALILQDSSQTLADDTVKVITDNVIAALTTAFNAKLRDS, from the coding sequence ATGAAAATCAGCGAACAATGGCTTCGGCAGTGGGTCAACCCGAACAATAGCAGTGAGCAATTGGCGGATCAGCTGACCATGGCAGGGCTTGAGATTGATGATCGCTATAAGGTTGCTCGCGATTTTAGCGGCGTGGTGGTCGGTGAGGTGATGGACGTCGCCCCGCATCCGGACGCCGATAAGCTGCGGGTGACTCAGGTCAATGTCGGTGGTGATGAGCTATTACAAATCGTTTGCGGCGCTCCTAATGTCAGCGTTGGCATGAAAGCGCCGGTGGCAATGGTTGGGGCGGTGCTGCCAAGCGATGATGGTAAAGGCTTTAAAATTAAAAAAAGCAAGCTTCGGGGCGTGGCGTCAAACGGTATGCTTTGCGGCGCTTCAGAAATTGATTTAATCGATAGCATTGATGGTTTGCTTGAATTGCCAAGTGATGCGCCTATTGGTGCTGATATTCGCGATTATTTGGGTTTGGATAATGAGATTTTTGACATCTCAATCACTCCAAATCGCGGCGATTGCTTTAGCGTTCGTGGTGTTGCCCGTGAGATTGCCGTAATTAATCAGTTGCCTATGACCCCACCGTTGGTCGGTAGTGCAGGGTTAGTTACCGATGAGCAATTGATAGCGCCGCAAGTTAAGGTCAGTGCGGTTGAGGCGTGCCCACGTTATCTGCTGCAACCTTTGAGTAATATCGATCGCAGCGTGGATTCACCAAAATGGCTGGTGGATGCTTTGCTGCAATCCGGTCTTCGCAACCATAACTTTTTGGTTGATGTGACCAACTATGTATTGATGGAGCTTGGTCAGCCGCTGCATGCGTTTGACGCCGATGCGATTAAAGGTGACATTCAAGTTCGACAGGCGTTATCAGGAGAGTCGGTCACGTTGTTAAACGATCAAGAAATCACCTTGTTGGGGGATGAATTGGTCATTGCTGATGATGAGGGCGTGTTGGCATTAGCCGGAATTATGGGTGCAAAACGCGGCAGCGTCAGTGACACCACGATCAATGTTGTCCTTGAAAGCGCATTTTTTAGCCCGCTTGCCATTGCTGGTCGCGCTCGCCGCTTTGGGCTGCATACTGATGCCTCTCAGCGCTTTGAGCGGGGCGTGGATTTTGAATTGCCAAAGCTTGCAATTGCGCGAGCTTGTGAGCTGATTGCGAGCGTTTCAGGGGCAACCGTTGGTCAATTAAGCACCGCTGAAAGCTTAAATCAGCTACCAACTCGCAACCCAATCACCTTGCCTTTGACCAAGGTTGCTGAGGTTTTAGGGATTGAGATCGCTTGTGATGACATCATTGATATACTAACGCGGCTTGAATTTGCGGTCACGGCTACTGATGACGCTCTTATTTGTACGCCGCCAAGCTTTCGCTTTGATATGAATATCAAAGAGGACTTGATTGAAGAGATTGCGCGTATTTTTGGCTACAACAATATCCCAAGCACCTTGCCAAAGCTGCAAGTGAGCATGGATTACGACGACAGCGCTGACTTAACCCATGATATGAAGCTTGCGCTGGTTGATGTTGGCTACATGGAGGCGATCAGCTTCAGCTTTAGTGATGCCAAAATCGAAGCGCTGCTTAATGATGATAACTTGGGCGAGGTGCTGGCGCTTGCCAACCCAATCTCAAGTGATTTGGCAGTGATGCGCCGAACTTTGTTATCAAGCTTGCTGCCCTGCGTTCAATACAACCTCAACCGTCAGCAATCAAGGCTACGTTTTTTTGAAACGGGGTTAAGCTTTGTTGGTAAGAGTATCAGCGATTTGGTACAAACGCCAAGCATTGCTCTTGTTGCTTTTGGCGATGTATTTAATGAGCAAGCCTATCAAAATCGCGCCATGGATTTTTTTGATTTAAAGCATGATGTTGAGCAGCTATTTGTCGCCAACCTTGACCCAAGCCGAATCCGTTATGAGCGCAGCACTTTAGCGTTTTTACACCCAGGTCAAAGTGCCATGCTCTACATTGACGACACCTTTATCGGCTGGCTTGGTCAACTGCATCCAAGTGTGGCAAAAGCCCTTGACTTACCGACCACTTGGGTGGCGCAATTAAACCTATTGCCGCTGCAAATGCTACACCGAGAAAAACAGGCCATCAGCAGCCCAAGTAAATTTCCGCAAGTTCGCCGCGATATTGCCATTTTGGTTGATGACCAAATCAGCGTCCAAGAAATTAGCGCCAGTATCCGTCAAGCAGCAGGACGTGCGCTGGTTGATCTGTGGCTGTTTGACGTTTATCAAGGCAGTAATGTCCCTGATAATCAGCGATCCTTGGCATTTGCATTGATCTTGCAAGACTCGTCGCAAACCCTTGCTGATGATACCGTCAAAGTGATTACTGATAACGTGATTGCGGCATTGACCACAGCATTTAACGCCAAACTTCGCGACAGCTAA
- the pheS gene encoding phenylalanine--tRNA ligase subunit alpha: MTTSAAPTDLQADLLLCETLSDLQSAQLVAFTKAATAFIQTSQTAAELQNIRVQLTGKKSLLTGWSKQLGGLDPDNKKIFGGMLHEARSQIQSALSNQQQAIETKALNDKLSAERIDITQPARGAAKGHLHPVTMVTQRMQQYFIQAGFNVATGPEVESDYYNFEALNIPESHPARAMHDTFYFDAHYLLRTHTSPVQIRTMEQSAPPIRIICPGRVYRCDSDQTHSPMFHQLEGLMVSESSTFSELKGLISEFLEAFFGKALTVRFRPSFFPFTEPSAEVDILDDKGRWLEVMGCGMVHPQVLKNCGIDPEKYTGFAFGMGIERFAMLYYGIDDLRLFFQNDTRFLKQFG; the protein is encoded by the coding sequence ATGACCACCTCTGCTGCTCCAACTGATTTGCAAGCCGACTTGCTGCTCTGTGAAACGTTAAGTGACCTTCAATCTGCGCAATTAGTCGCATTTACGAAAGCTGCGACCGCCTTTATTCAAACTTCCCAAACTGCGGCAGAGCTGCAGAACATTCGCGTTCAATTGACCGGCAAAAAAAGCTTACTGACAGGTTGGTCAAAGCAGCTTGGCGGTCTTGATCCTGATAATAAAAAAATCTTTGGGGGTATGCTTCATGAGGCGCGAAGTCAAATCCAATCCGCGCTTAGCAATCAGCAGCAAGCTATTGAAACCAAAGCCTTAAATGACAAGCTGAGCGCTGAGCGAATCGACATCACTCAGCCGGCGCGCGGGGCTGCAAAAGGTCATTTGCATCCAGTGACGATGGTCACTCAGCGCATGCAGCAGTATTTTATCCAAGCGGGATTTAACGTAGCAACAGGACCTGAGGTTGAAAGCGACTATTACAACTTTGAGGCGCTGAACATTCCTGAATCGCATCCGGCGCGGGCGATGCACGATACGTTTTATTTTGACGCCCATTATTTACTGCGGACGCACACAAGCCCTGTTCAAATCCGAACGATGGAACAAAGCGCGCCGCCGATTCGTATTATTTGCCCCGGCCGCGTTTACCGCTGTGACTCCGACCAAACACACTCGCCGATGTTTCATCAGTTAGAGGGTTTAATGGTCAGCGAAAGCAGTACGTTTTCGGAGCTAAAAGGTTTGATTAGTGAGTTTTTAGAGGCGTTTTTTGGCAAAGCGTTGACCGTTCGTTTTCGCCCTTCATTTTTTCCATTTACCGAACCGTCAGCCGAAGTGGACATTTTAGATGACAAGGGGCGCTGGCTTGAGGTGATGGGCTGCGGTATGGTGCATCCGCAAGTGCTAAAAAATTGCGGCATTGACCCTGAAAAATATACTGGATTTGCGTTTGGCATGGGTATTGAGCGCTTTGCCATGCTGTATTACGGCATTGATGATTTGCGTTTATTTTTCCAAAACGACACCCGTTTTTTAAAACAGTTTGGCTAA
- the rplT gene encoding 50S ribosomal protein L20: protein MARVKRGVQANRRHKKILKRAKGYYGARSRVFRVAVQAVTKAGQYAYRDRRNKKRTFRRLWIARINAGARINGLSYSRFINGLKKANIAIDRRVLADIAMHDAKAFEALVEKSKAQLAA from the coding sequence ATGGCCCGTGTAAAACGTGGTGTTCAGGCAAACCGCCGTCACAAAAAAATCCTTAAACGCGCTAAAGGCTACTACGGTGCGCGCTCACGCGTCTTCCGTGTTGCTGTTCAAGCGGTAACTAAAGCTGGTCAGTATGCCTACCGCGACCGCCGTAACAAAAAACGTACCTTCCGTCGTCTTTGGATTGCACGTATCAATGCTGGCGCGCGTATCAACGGCTTGAGCTACAGCCGCTTTATCAACGGTCTTAAAAAAGCGAACATCGCTATCGACCGCCGTGTATTGGCTGACATTGCCATGCATGATGCTAAAGCTTTTGAAGCGTTGGTTGAAAAATCAAAAGCACAATTGGCGGCTTAA
- the rpmI gene encoding 50S ribosomal protein L35, which produces MKVKMKTKRGAAKRFKKTANGFKRKQAFKSHILTKKSAKRIRQLRGLVMVNKSDEAAVRRMCPYI; this is translated from the coding sequence ATGAAAGTGAAGATGAAAACCAAACGCGGTGCTGCTAAGCGTTTTAAAAAAACAGCAAACGGATTCAAGCGTAAGCAAGCGTTTAAAAGCCACATTTTGACCAAAAAATCAGCAAAACGTATCCGTCAATTACGCGGATTGGTAATGGTAAATAAGTCTGACGAAGCTGCGGTTCGTCGTATGTGCCCTTACATCTAA
- a CDS encoding acyl-CoA thioesterase, whose translation MTNQTFDFDDGVFVFETVMRVRNTEIDASQYLTFEALTAQLAEARARFLFSKGIKEVNSDFQGLMVNKLTLEMVNRARAREELLFEVGVETLTEDGGTLAIKVTRMNDASLVAAARQHFINFDYRLNQPAPLNASIADALNPQPFEL comes from the coding sequence TTGACAAATCAGACGTTCGATTTTGATGATGGGGTGTTTGTCTTTGAGACAGTAATGCGCGTTCGCAATACTGAGATTGATGCCAGTCAATATTTGACTTTTGAGGCGCTCACCGCTCAGCTTGCGGAGGCTCGAGCGCGCTTTTTATTTTCAAAAGGCATTAAAGAGGTAAATTCAGATTTTCAAGGCTTAATGGTCAACAAGCTGACCCTTGAGATGGTAAATCGGGCGCGAGCGCGAGAGGAGCTTTTGTTTGAAGTTGGGGTCGAAACCCTTACCGAAGATGGCGGCACTTTGGCTATTAAAGTGACCCGCATGAATGACGCTTCGCTTGTGGCGGCGGCGCGGCAGCATTTTATTAATTTTGACTATCGCTTAAATCAGCCAGCACCGCTGAATGCAAGTATTGCCGACGCCCTTAATCCGCAGCCATTTGAGCTTTAA
- the hisIE gene encoding bifunctional phosphoribosyl-AMP cyclohydrolase/phosphoribosyl-ATP diphosphatase HisIE, whose protein sequence is MSNAWLDSVNFNKDGLIPAIAQDADSGRVLMVAWMNREALQLTADTKTAVYFSRSRQQLWHKGETSGHTQIVHEIRLDCDADVIVLQITQIGGIACHTGRESCFYQRLELSGDAPTWQAVDEVLKDPKEIYSHSDEQNTAHIKTQKTSNLSQESALKNSILQQLDAVLSERKHAAADSSYVASLYARGLNKILEKVGEEAVEAIIAAKDLAVCQNKDNNKNDHGNDFAEARHELIYEVADVWFHTLVGLAWFDISSDEVTHELGRRFGLSGLEEKANRTS, encoded by the coding sequence ATGAGCAATGCTTGGCTTGATAGCGTAAATTTTAATAAAGATGGGCTAATTCCAGCCATTGCCCAAGATGCTGATTCAGGTCGCGTTTTGATGGTGGCTTGGATGAACCGCGAGGCGCTACAACTGACCGCCGATACCAAAACGGCGGTTTATTTTTCGCGCTCGCGGCAACAGCTTTGGCATAAAGGCGAAACCTCGGGACACACCCAAATTGTCCATGAAATTCGTCTTGATTGTGACGCGGATGTGATTGTCTTGCAAATCACCCAAATCGGCGGCATTGCTTGCCATACGGGTCGTGAGTCCTGCTTTTATCAGCGTTTAGAATTAAGCGGTGACGCCCCGACTTGGCAAGCGGTCGATGAGGTATTAAAAGACCCCAAAGAAATTTATAGCCATTCTGATGAGCAAAACACAGCCCATATTAAGACACAAAAAACATCAAATCTGTCGCAAGAAAGCGCCCTAAAAAATAGTATTTTGCAGCAGTTGGATGCGGTGTTGTCTGAGCGCAAACACGCGGCTGCGGACAGCTCATATGTGGCAAGCTTATACGCTCGCGGCTTAAATAAAATCCTTGAAAAAGTGGGTGAAGAAGCGGTTGAAGCGATTATTGCCGCAAAAGATTTAGCCGTTTGCCAAAATAAAGATAACAACAAAAATGACCATGGCAATGATTTTGCAGAGGCGCGTCATGAATTAATTTATGAAGTGGCGGACGTTTGGTTTCATACGCTTGTTGGCTTGGCTTGGTTTGATATCTCCTCTGATGAGGTTACCCATGAGCTTGGTCGCCGCTTTGGGCTGTCAGGGCTTGAGGAAAAAGCCAATCGAACGTCTTAA
- the tatA gene encoding Sec-independent protein translocase subunit TatA, whose product MGGFSITHWLILLVVVVVVFGTSKLKNAGKDLGGAVKGFKDAVRDEESDHQKRRVLDHDREALTPKEGTRVDDIKVTTSDDDKL is encoded by the coding sequence ATGGGCGGCTTTTCGATTACCCATTGGCTGATTTTGCTGGTGGTGGTGGTGGTGGTATTTGGCACTTCCAAGCTTAAAAATGCCGGAAAAGACTTGGGCGGCGCGGTCAAAGGCTTTAAAGATGCGGTCCGCGATGAAGAAAGCGATCACCAAAAGCGCCGTGTTCTTGACCATGACCGCGAGGCGCTAACGCCAAAAGAAGGCACGCGGGTTGATGATATTAAGGTAACCACGTCTGATGACGACAAGCTTTAA
- the tatB gene encoding Sec-independent protein translocase protein TatB — protein sequence MFDIGFSELLIFGIVALVVLGPEKLPKAARTAGQWYGKLRRTVSTLQSEIEAELDLAETRQQLKDELAKIRQTEAEMRSEMARMRGSIHEMEAASRQHQSQNQTTAPQFADNNKGGGKHAAPTADYSYHQGSQPTSSAPDNDHQSNLKADIAEADDWLATKPWENMWFKLGDYDKARRLPPAPRLPNYQADMLLSAQRLTQSSSGDK from the coding sequence ATGTTTGATATTGGATTTTCTGAGCTGCTGATTTTTGGCATTGTGGCTTTGGTGGTTTTGGGACCGGAAAAGCTGCCAAAAGCGGCGCGAACTGCAGGTCAATGGTATGGCAAATTGCGCCGAACGGTGAGCACTTTGCAATCTGAGATTGAAGCGGAGCTTGATTTGGCGGAGACTCGGCAACAATTAAAAGACGAGCTTGCCAAAATCCGGCAAACTGAAGCCGAAATGCGTTCTGAGATGGCAAGAATGCGCGGCAGTATTCACGAGATGGAAGCCGCCAGCCGTCAACATCAAAGCCAAAACCAAACTACCGCACCGCAATTTGCTGATAATAACAAAGGCGGCGGCAAGCACGCCGCGCCAACGGCTGATTATTCCTATCACCAAGGCTCACAGCCAACATCGAGCGCCCCTGATAATGACCATCAATCCAATCTTAAAGCGGACATCGCCGAAGCAGACGATTGGCTTGCCACCAAACCTTGGGAAAATATGTGGTTTAAGCTTGGCGATTATGACAAAGCAAGACGACTGCCACCGGCGCCAAGGTTGCCCAATTATCAAGCAGATATGTTGCTGAGCGCTCAACGATTAACTCAATCATCATCGGGGGATAAATGA
- the tatC gene encoding twin-arginine translocase subunit TatC: protein MTLIKRPKPKKSPPKEDILEGDMPITEHLIELRRHLIKICVAILVIFLALVGFSRDLYDMLSTPLVAQLPVGATMIATDITANFMAPIRLTIFVAAFIAMPYVLLQIWSFVAPGLYQKEKKVAIPVLLSSIVLFYSGVAFAYFVVLKGVLRFFITFAPKNVLPMTDIDSYLSFALKLFMVFGLTFEIPVITLLLILANIVTIESLEDKRRYIIVGCFGVAAIATPPDGVSMLMLAIPMWLLFELGLLLAKILIKDKSAVS from the coding sequence ATGACCCTGATAAAACGTCCCAAACCAAAAAAATCGCCGCCCAAAGAAGATATTTTAGAGGGCGATATGCCCATCACTGAGCATTTGATCGAGCTGCGGCGCCATTTGATTAAGATTTGCGTGGCGATTTTGGTAATATTTTTGGCGTTGGTGGGGTTTTCACGCGACCTTTACGATATGTTATCAACGCCTTTGGTCGCGCAATTGCCCGTTGGCGCTACGATGATTGCCACCGACATTACCGCCAACTTTATGGCGCCGATTCGCTTGACCATTTTTGTGGCGGCGTTTATCGCCATGCCGTATGTGCTTCTGCAAATTTGGTCGTTTGTCGCGCCCGGGCTTTATCAAAAAGAAAAAAAGGTCGCCATTCCGGTGCTGCTGTCTTCGATCGTGCTGTTTTATTCGGGGGTGGCGTTTGCTTACTTTGTGGTACTCAAAGGCGTTTTGCGCTTTTTTATCACTTTTGCGCCCAAAAATGTGCTGCCGATGACCGACATTGACAGCTATTTAAGCTTTGCCCTCAAACTGTTTATGGTATTTGGGCTGACCTTTGAGATTCCGGTAATTACCTTGCTCTTGATATTGGCAAATATCGTCACCATTGAGAGCCTTGAGGACAAGCGGCGCTATATTATCGTCGGCTGCTTTGGGGTGGCAGCGATTGCTACGCCGCCTGATGGGGTGTCCATGCTGATGCTTGCCATTCCGATGTGGCTGTTATTTGAGCTTGGACTGCTGTTAGCAAAAATTTTGATTAAAGATAAGTCAGCGGTAAGCTAA
- a CDS encoding UvrD-helicase domain-containing protein, with product MTASMPAYMTDPTEEQLAALNMAMDRQSFKIVAYAGAGKTTTLKLIGERLRGRGLYLAFNKAIASEAQQKFPPHVDCRTFHSLAYRHVSRDITAKLALPRFSPKRLGDDLRLQPVQIRRNMDGVNKFVTLTPAKLARMVSDSVSHFCSTHASYPAPRHIELPKWIDQNDADQLREMLFPAVEKRWLQSIDARHPAGIGHDIYLKLWALSKPNIPADFILFDEAQDADPLMMGILTQQPRQVIYVGDAHQQIYEWRGAVNAMKKLPLPQTLLTQSFRFGEPIADVANTLLKALQEDVPLKGNPNRDSSTESGLVNAKKDAILCRTNAAAMNQLLIGLKLGHRVALQADTDRMLKFCQAAENLKNGKSAYGVPELAYFYNWSDVQEYSETSEGSDLKTLVKLVDDHGTNVLAQAVNSLTQIENADYVISTAHKAKGLEWSRVKLDDDFYYDTTANSVKITPEELRLLYVACTRAQSNLDFQNIQDLIVGLQSGKKVIYGN from the coding sequence ATGACCGCTTCGATGCCCGCGTATATGACCGACCCAACCGAGGAGCAGTTGGCGGCGCTCAACATGGCGATGGATAGGCAGTCGTTTAAGATTGTGGCGTATGCTGGCGCCGGCAAAACCACGACGCTCAAACTTATCGGCGAGCGGCTTCGCGGTCGTGGGCTGTATTTGGCATTTAACAAAGCCATTGCCAGTGAAGCTCAGCAAAAATTCCCGCCGCATGTGGATTGCCGAACGTTTCACTCGCTGGCTTACCGTCACGTATCGCGCGATATCACCGCCAAGCTTGCCCTGCCACGATTTTCGCCAAAGCGCTTGGGCGATGATTTGCGATTGCAGCCCGTTCAAATCCGCCGAAACATGGATGGGGTGAATAAATTTGTCACCTTAACGCCTGCCAAACTTGCGCGAATGGTGAGCGATTCAGTCAGTCACTTTTGCAGCACCCACGCCAGCTACCCCGCCCCGCGCCATATTGAGCTGCCCAAATGGATTGACCAAAATGACGCCGACCAACTTCGCGAGATGCTGTTTCCGGCGGTTGAAAAACGTTGGCTGCAATCAATTGACGCTCGTCATCCGGCAGGAATTGGTCATGATATTTATTTAAAACTTTGGGCGCTGTCCAAACCTAATATCCCTGCCGATTTTATTTTATTTGATGAAGCTCAAGATGCTGACCCTCTAATGATGGGGATTTTAACCCAGCAGCCACGGCAAGTAATTTATGTCGGCGATGCCCATCAGCAAATTTATGAATGGCGCGGCGCAGTAAACGCGATGAAAAAATTGCCACTTCCGCAAACATTATTGACCCAGTCGTTTCGCTTTGGTGAGCCAATTGCTGACGTTGCCAATACCTTGCTTAAAGCCTTGCAAGAAGACGTTCCATTAAAAGGCAATCCCAACCGCGATTCAAGTACCGAATCAGGACTGGTGAATGCTAAAAAAGACGCGATACTTTGCCGAACCAATGCCGCCGCGATGAATCAATTGTTGATTGGGCTAAAGCTTGGTCACCGCGTCGCACTACAAGCGGACACCGACCGAATGCTGAAGTTTTGCCAAGCGGCGGAAAACTTAAAAAACGGCAAATCGGCTTATGGCGTCCCTGAGCTGGCTTATTTTTACAACTGGTCGGACGTTCAAGAATATTCTGAAACGAGCGAAGGCAGCGATTTAAAAACACTGGTAAAACTGGTCGATGACCACGGCACCAATGTGCTAGCCCAAGCGGTCAATAGCTTAACGCAGATTGAAAACGCCGATTACGTGATTTCAACGGCGCATAAAGCCAAAGGTCTTGAATGGTCGCGGGTCAAGCTTGATGACGATTTTTATTACGACACCACCGCCAATAGCGTAAAAATCACCCCTGAAGAGCTTCGGCTGCTTTATGTGGCTTGCACGCGGGCGCAAAGCAATTTGGACTTTCAAAACATTCAAGATTTGATTGTCGGGCTGCAATCCGGCAAAAAAGTCATTTATGGCAATTAA
- a CDS encoding tRNA dihydrouridine synthase → MSTQEFIASAFAAPVRLLAPMEGLTDPLMRQILTQIAADLGRPYDWSVSEFIRVTQTVLPSHVFYKYVPELHFGAKTSAGTPLHVQLLGSDPVLMAENAAFACSLGAPAIDINFGCPAKTVNNHRGGSVLLDEPVVMKQIISAVRQAVPKQIPVSAKIRLGYSDTSNMMAIRDAIGDSGADWLTIHARTKSQGYKPPAYWENIAAFNDLDIPIIANGEIWSAVQALDCTKKAETPHLMLGRGAVTRPDLVAQIDKENLPNPDLLTWQELLPHQLTFLNGAAKNDTVIVGRYKQWLGMLTRGYVEAQPLWETVKREKNKTVIIDVINRQLHHD, encoded by the coding sequence ATGAGTACCCAAGAGTTTATAGCTAGCGCCTTTGCCGCTCCCGTTCGCCTGCTTGCACCGATGGAAGGCTTAACCGACCCGCTAATGCGCCAAATTTTGACTCAAATTGCAGCAGATTTGGGACGACCTTATGATTGGTCAGTGAGCGAATTTATCCGCGTGACCCAAACTGTTTTACCCTCGCATGTGTTTTATAAATACGTTCCTGAATTACATTTTGGCGCAAAAACAAGCGCCGGAACACCGCTTCATGTTCAATTGCTAGGAAGTGACCCCGTACTCATGGCAGAAAATGCCGCCTTTGCCTGCTCGCTTGGTGCTCCTGCCATTGATATTAATTTTGGCTGCCCTGCAAAAACGGTGAATAACCATCGCGGCGGCTCAGTATTGCTTGATGAGCCAGTGGTCATGAAGCAAATCATCAGCGCCGTTCGCCAAGCCGTTCCCAAGCAAATTCCCGTTTCTGCAAAAATCCGCTTGGGCTATTCGGACACCTCAAACATGATGGCCATTCGTGATGCCATTGGCGACAGCGGCGCGGATTGGCTGACCATTCACGCGCGAACCAAATCGCAAGGCTATAAGCCGCCAGCCTACTGGGAAAATATCGCCGCGTTTAACGACCTTGATATTCCCATCATTGCTAATGGTGAAATTTGGTCAGCGGTACAAGCGTTGGACTGCACTAAAAAAGCCGAAACACCGCATTTGATGCTTGGTCGCGGCGCGGTCACTCGACCGGATTTGGTCGCGCAAATTGATAAGGAAAATTTGCCAAACCCTGATCTACTAACTTGGCAAGAGTTATTACCGCATCAATTGACCTTTTTAAATGGCGCGGCTAAAAATGATACGGTCATTGTCGGGCGCTATAAACAATGGCTTGGCATGCTCACTCGCGGCTATGTTGAGGCGCAGCCGCTTTGGGAGACGGTTAAACGCGAAAAAAACAAAACCGTTATCATCGATGTTATTAACAGGCAACTTCATCATGATTGA
- a CDS encoding MAPEG family protein gives MNSLFGIIPDTVAGAIWAMVVASLLPVVMAMVAKLAGGFGLADNQQPREFLERTTGMAARANAAQKNSFETLPVFLAAVVTAMLFFVPQIIVNTLAWLYVLIRIGYCFAYLTNLAMFRSILWVLSLVCAIMLFYLAIRMSG, from the coding sequence ATGAATTCCCTATTTGGAATCATTCCCGATACCGTTGCCGGTGCGATTTGGGCGATGGTGGTGGCAAGTTTGTTGCCAGTGGTCATGGCAATGGTCGCCAAATTGGCAGGCGGCTTTGGCTTAGCGGACAATCAGCAGCCGCGCGAGTTTTTAGAGCGAACCACCGGAATGGCAGCGCGAGCTAATGCTGCACAAAAAAACAGCTTTGAAACCTTGCCGGTATTTTTGGCGGCGGTCGTGACCGCGATGCTGTTTTTTGTGCCGCAAATTATCGTCAACACGCTGGCTTGGCTTTATGTGTTGATTCGCATTGGTTACTGCTTTGCTTATTTGACCAATTTGGCGATGTTTCGCTCGATTTTATGGGTGCTGTCATTGGTTTGCGCGATTATGCTGTTTTACTTGGCGATTCGGATGAGTGGTTAA
- a CDS encoding OsmC family protein has translation MAELKASVTWQEEKAFLGMSPSGHDVQIDADKQKGASPMELILLGLGGCASYDVVAILQKSRQEITDVVCEMTAQRAETIPAVFTDIHLHFVVTGTSVKPAQVEKAIKLSAEKYCSASRMLSQGGVNVTHDFEIIEG, from the coding sequence ATGGCAGAATTAAAAGCATCAGTCACTTGGCAAGAAGAAAAAGCATTTTTGGGGATGTCGCCATCCGGTCATGACGTTCAAATCGACGCTGACAAACAAAAAGGCGCAAGCCCAATGGAGCTAATCCTGCTAGGGCTTGGCGGCTGTGCAAGTTATGATGTGGTGGCAATTTTACAAAAGTCGCGTCAAGAAATCACCGACGTGGTTTGTGAAATGACCGCTCAGCGCGCCGAAACCATTCCGGCAGTATTTACTGACATTCACCTACATTTTGTGGTCACCGGAACAAGCGTGAAACCGGCGCAAGTCGAAAAAGCCATCAAGCTTTCGGCAGAAAAATACTGCTCAGCCAGCCGGATGTTGTCGCAAGGCGGCGTCAATGTCACTCACGATTTTGAAATTATTGAGGGGTAG